In Campylobacter concisus, a single genomic region encodes these proteins:
- a CDS encoding glycosyltransferase family 4 protein, with the protein MINILELESSLGFGGQEHRTQRVINGLDKSKFKVFYGLNPGSKSFEKQIECEFVEFNLKKSFNIFEILKICKFVKQNNIKIISTHSGKDGAIGAIVGKICGVSVVRTRHLQLPITSPLPYNLSTKVVGVCDSVCEDLIKRGVKKEKVVKIYTGIDTQKYTPEFKINMKKEFGLSDDVVGICIVAVLRAAKNHKLLIDAFSELNLEKSALFIVGDGPQNENLKEYIKDKKNIFMLGNRTDVSDFLGSLDICVLPSDMEAIGGALLEASSCKLATIGSDVGGLGEAVSDGKSGFLFQNGDKEGLKKVLEKLILDENLRKQMGEFGRKYVKETFSIEKMIENTQNLYMELVK; encoded by the coding sequence ATGATAAATATACTTGAGCTTGAAAGCTCTCTTGGATTTGGTGGGCAAGAACACCGTACACAGCGTGTGATAAATGGGCTAGATAAGAGTAAATTTAAGGTTTTTTATGGGCTAAATCCTGGCTCAAAAAGCTTTGAGAAGCAAATAGAGTGTGAATTCGTTGAGTTTAATCTCAAAAAGTCTTTCAATATCTTTGAAATTTTAAAAATTTGCAAATTTGTAAAGCAAAATAATATAAAAATCATCTCAACGCACTCAGGCAAAGATGGTGCCATTGGAGCGATTGTGGGTAAAATTTGTGGCGTTAGCGTGGTTCGTACTAGGCATTTACAGCTGCCTATAACATCGCCTTTGCCTTATAATCTAAGTACAAAAGTAGTCGGCGTGTGCGACTCAGTATGCGAGGATCTTATAAAAAGAGGCGTGAAAAAAGAAAAAGTCGTCAAAATTTATACAGGTATCGATACGCAAAAGTACACACCAGAATTTAAGATAAATATGAAAAAAGAATTTGGCCTAAGTGACGATGTAGTAGGCATTTGTATTGTGGCAGTGCTAAGGGCTGCTAAAAACCACAAGCTCTTAATCGATGCTTTTAGTGAGCTAAATTTAGAAAAGTCAGCCCTTTTCATCGTAGGTGACGGCCCTCAAAATGAGAACCTAAAAGAGTATATAAAAGATAAAAAAAATATCTTTATGCTCGGCAACAGAACCGATGTGAGCGATTTTTTGGGCTCACTTGATATCTGTGTGTTACCTTCAGACATGGAGGCTATCGGCGGAGCGCTACTTGAGGCGTCTTCGTGCAAGCTTGCTACTATTGGAAGCGATGTGGGCGGACTTGGTGAGGCTGTGAGCGATGGTAAGAGTGGATTTTTATTTCAAAATGGCGATAAAGAGGGGTTAAAAAAGGTGCTTGAAAAGCTCATTTTGGATGAAAATTTAAGAAAACAGATGGGCGAGTTTGGCAGAAAGTACGTAAAAGAGACATTTAGTATCGAAAAAATGATAGAAAATACACAAAATTTATATATGGAACTTGTAAAATGA